A genomic segment from Eubalaena glacialis isolate mEubGla1 chromosome 16, mEubGla1.1.hap2.+ XY, whole genome shotgun sequence encodes:
- the LNX2 gene encoding ligand of Numb protein X 2 isoform X3, translated as MTVAGGRGSKSGELPIFVTSVPPHGCLARDGRIKRGDILLNINGIDLTSLSHSEAVAMLKASATSPTVALKALEVQVVEEAAHGPDEQPSTVSENEYDASWSPSWVMWLGLPSALHSCHDIVLRRSYLGSWGFSIVGGYEENHTNQPFFIKTIVLGTPAYYDGRLKCGDMIVAVNGLSTVGMSHSALVPMLKGQRSKVTLTVVCWPGSLV; from the exons ATGACAGTAGCTGGGGGCCGAGGAAGTAAAAGTGGGGAACTGCCCATCTTTGTGACCAGTGTGCCACCTCATGGCTGCCTTGCACGTGATGGCAGAATCAAGAGAG GTGACATCTTGTTGAATATCAATGGCATCGATTTGACCAGTTTAAGTCACAGTGAGGCTGTGGCTATGCTGAAGGCCAGCGCCACGTCGCCCACGGTGGCCCTGAAAGCACTGGAGGTGCAGGTTGTGGAGGAGGCCGCCCACGGCCCAGATGAGCAGCCCAGCACTGTCAGCGAGAATGAGTACGATGCCAGCTGGTCCCCGTCGTGGGTCATGTGGCTTGGGCTGCCCAG TGCCCTTCACAGCTGCCATGATATAGTTTTGAGAAGAAGTTACTTGGGAAGCTGGGGCTTCAGTATCGTTGGTGGATATGAAGAAAACCACACCAATCAGCCTTTCTTCATTAAAACCATTGTCTTGGGAACTCCTGCTTATTACGATGGAAGATTAAA GTGTGGAGACATGATCGTGGCCGTAAACGGCCTGTCGACCGTGGGCATGAGCCACTCGGCGTTGGTCCCCATGCTGAAGGGGCAGAGGAGCAAAGTCACGCTGACAGTGGTCTGCTGGCCTGGCAGCCTGGTGTAG